From Stenotrophomonas nitritireducens, the proteins below share one genomic window:
- the dapA gene encoding 4-hydroxy-tetrahydrodipicolinate synthase, producing the protein MSISGLITALATPFQADGALDPEGWQRLLAQQLKGGVQGVVVAGSTGEASTLSDDEYDGLLRSAVAAFAGKVPVLAGTGLSGTARTIALTKRAAAQGATHALVVTPPYVRPTQEGLRQHYLAVAEQGGLPVVLYNVPGRTGCDLLPETVAALAAHPNIVGIKEAVGDTSRLKALLELRSSSFAILSGDDGTAARSMLSGADGLISVGSNVLPGAYRTLCDLARAGQHEPAEAWDARLQPYHDFCGVESNPIPVKALLQRIGIGQGLRLPLLPLSAPHHAHADHLAADVDALEELSSR; encoded by the coding sequence TTGTCCATATCTGGTCTCATCACCGCGCTGGCGACGCCTTTCCAGGCCGACGGCGCACTCGATCCTGAGGGCTGGCAGCGCCTGCTGGCCCAGCAGCTCAAGGGCGGCGTCCAGGGTGTAGTCGTGGCTGGCTCCACCGGCGAAGCCTCCACCCTGTCCGACGATGAATACGATGGCCTGCTGCGCAGCGCCGTGGCGGCCTTCGCCGGCAAGGTGCCGGTGCTGGCCGGTACCGGCCTGTCCGGCACCGCCCGGACCATTGCCCTGACCAAACGGGCGGCCGCCCAAGGCGCTACCCATGCGCTGGTGGTCACCCCGCCTTATGTACGCCCCACCCAGGAAGGCCTGCGCCAGCATTATCTGGCGGTGGCCGAGCAGGGCGGCTTGCCGGTGGTGCTGTACAACGTGCCCGGGCGCACCGGCTGCGATCTGCTGCCGGAGACCGTTGCCGCGCTGGCCGCGCACCCGAACATCGTCGGCATCAAGGAAGCGGTCGGCGATACCTCGCGGCTGAAGGCTCTGCTGGAGCTGCGCAGCAGCAGCTTCGCCATCCTCAGTGGTGACGACGGCACGGCCGCCCGTTCCATGCTGTCCGGTGCCGATGGCCTGATTTCGGTGGGCTCCAATGTGCTGCCAGGGGCTTACCGGACGCTGTGCGATCTTGCCCGCGCCGGCCAGCATGAGCCGGCCGAGGCCTGGGATGCCCGCCTGCAGCCGTACCACGATTTTTGCGGTGTCGAGTCCAATCCCATTCCGGTCAAGGCGCTGTTGCAGCGCATTGGTATCGGTCAGGGCCTGCGCTTGCCGCTGCTTCCGCTTTCTGCGCCGCACCACGCACATGCCGATCATCTGGCCGCTGACGTGGACGCGTTGGAAGAACTATCCAGCCGCTGA
- the fdxA gene encoding ferredoxin FdxA: protein MPFVVTENCIKCKHTDCVEVCPVDCFHEGPNFLVIDPDECIDCTLCEPECPVNAIFPEDDVPAGQEGFVALNAELAKAWPVLTVRKEPPTDAAEWDGKPDKLKLLER, encoded by the coding sequence ATGCCTTTTGTCGTTACCGAAAACTGCATCAAGTGCAAACACACCGATTGCGTCGAAGTCTGCCCCGTGGATTGCTTCCACGAAGGCCCCAACTTCCTGGTGATCGACCCTGACGAATGCATTGATTGCACCCTGTGCGAGCCCGAGTGCCCGGTCAACGCCATCTTCCCAGAGGACGATGTGCCGGCCGGCCAGGAAGGCTTTGTCGCGCTCAATGCCGAGCTGGCCAAGGCCTGGCCGGTGCTCACCGTGCGCAAGGAACCACCGACCGATGCCGCCGAATGGGACGGCAAGCCGGACAAGCTCAAGCTGCTGGAACGCTGA
- the pcnB gene encoding polynucleotide adenylyltransferase PcnB, with the protein MPLGNPVNPTGSANINSIVTTPFTVRVIPRDQHSISRRDISPNALRVLYRLRESGFGAYLVGGAVRDLLVGGRPKDFDVATDATPEQVKQLFRNCRLIGRRFRLAHVVFGREIIEVATFRANVDDGSGDREVENGMLVRDNVYGTIEDDAVRRDFTCNALYYAIEDFSVRDYTGGFEDVMARRMKLIGDPEQRYREDPVRMLRAVRLAAKLNFEIEAATAEPIPRLANLLSEAAPARLFEEVLKLFLSGHGVASFEGLERYGLLAVLFPESAAALKSNRSGALRRILIDGLRNTDERVANEEPVSPAFLFALLLWPAFCRALIGLQKQGLAPEEAQRRAADRVTLHQLSTIALPRRFSLPMQEIWLLQSRFSSRQRKRVMRTLSHPRFRAAFDFLALRQAASSEHQEDITFWREAQAQAGHELGVELDSVHTDGEVEEGAPRRRRRRRPRGSAAAGE; encoded by the coding sequence TTGCCGCTCGGCAATCCCGTAAACCCAACTGGAAGCGCCAACATCAATTCCATAGTTACAACGCCGTTCACCGTCCGCGTGATTCCGCGCGACCAGCACAGCATCTCGCGCCGGGACATCAGCCCCAATGCGCTCAGGGTGCTCTACCGTCTGCGCGAATCCGGCTTCGGCGCCTATCTTGTCGGTGGCGCCGTGCGTGACCTTCTAGTAGGTGGACGCCCCAAGGATTTCGACGTTGCCACCGACGCAACGCCGGAGCAGGTCAAACAGCTGTTCCGCAATTGCCGCCTGATCGGGCGCCGCTTCCGCCTTGCGCATGTGGTGTTCGGCCGCGAGATCATCGAGGTGGCGACGTTCCGCGCCAATGTTGATGACGGCAGCGGCGACCGCGAGGTCGAGAACGGCATGCTGGTCCGCGACAACGTCTACGGCACCATCGAAGACGATGCGGTCCGTCGCGACTTCACCTGCAACGCACTGTATTACGCGATCGAGGACTTCTCGGTGCGCGATTACACCGGTGGCTTCGAAGACGTGATGGCCCGCCGGATGAAGCTGATCGGCGACCCCGAGCAGCGCTATCGTGAAGACCCGGTGCGCATGCTGCGGGCGGTGCGGCTGGCAGCCAAGCTGAACTTCGAGATCGAGGCGGCCACGGCCGAACCCATCCCGCGTCTGGCCAACCTGCTGAGCGAGGCTGCGCCGGCTCGCCTGTTCGAGGAAGTGCTGAAGCTGTTCCTGTCCGGGCATGGCGTGGCCAGCTTCGAAGGATTGGAGCGCTATGGCCTGCTGGCGGTGCTGTTCCCGGAAAGCGCCGCAGCGCTGAAGAGCAATCGCAGTGGTGCTCTGCGCCGCATTTTGATCGATGGCCTGCGCAATACCGACGAGCGTGTCGCCAACGAGGAGCCGGTGTCGCCGGCCTTCCTGTTCGCGCTGCTGCTGTGGCCGGCCTTCTGTCGCGCGCTGATTGGCCTGCAGAAGCAGGGCCTGGCGCCGGAAGAGGCGCAGCGCCGTGCTGCCGACCGGGTCACCCTGCACCAGCTCAGCACCATTGCGCTGCCGCGCCGCTTCTCGCTGCCGATGCAGGAGATCTGGCTGCTGCAGTCGCGTTTCAGCTCGCGCCAGCGCAAGCGCGTGATGCGTACCTTGAGCCACCCGCGCTTCCGTGCAGCGTTCGATTTCCTGGCCCTGCGCCAAGCCGCGTCCAGCGAGCACCAGGAAGACATCACGTTCTGGCGCGAGGCACAGGCACAGGCTGGCCACGAGCTGGGTGTGGAACTGGATTCAGTCCATACCGACGGGGAGGTCGAAGAGGGCGCGCCGCGTCGTCGTCGACGTCGTCGTCCCCGCGGTAGCGCAGCTGCGGGCGAGTAG
- the folK gene encoding 2-amino-4-hydroxy-6-hydroxymethyldihydropteridine diphosphokinase, with protein MVVACIGLGANLGDAPATLRAAIQVLAGLPGTELLASSRLYRSPAWGNEAQPDFVNAAVALQTELPAPQLLEQLLAIEQQFGRVREPGQHWGPRLLDLDLLLYAEQVIDLPQLKVPHPFLHQRGFALLPLADVAPQAVIPGHGTVRDVLVGINTSGIDPIGG; from the coding sequence ATGGTCGTAGCCTGTATCGGACTGGGCGCCAACCTCGGTGACGCGCCCGCCACCCTGCGCGCGGCGATCCAGGTGCTGGCAGGCCTGCCGGGCACGGAGCTGCTGGCCAGCTCGCGGCTGTACCGCAGCCCGGCCTGGGGCAACGAGGCGCAGCCGGACTTCGTCAATGCAGCCGTGGCGCTGCAGACCGAGCTGCCGGCGCCGCAGCTGCTGGAGCAGCTGCTGGCAATCGAGCAGCAGTTCGGGCGGGTGCGCGAGCCGGGCCAGCACTGGGGCCCACGGCTGCTGGATCTGGATCTGCTCCTGTATGCCGAGCAGGTGATCGACCTGCCGCAGCTAAAGGTGCCGCATCCCTTCCTGCACCAGCGCGGCTTCGCTTTGCTGCCTTTGGCCGATGTCGCGCCGCAGGCCGTCATTCCGGGCCATGGAACAGTGCGGGACGTATTGGTTGGTATCAATACCAGCGGTATCGATCCGATAGGGGGATAA
- the panB gene encoding 3-methyl-2-oxobutanoate hydroxymethyltransferase, which yields MSTHADSKPWTVPALAEAKRNGQKLVMLTAYDAGFARAFDANGVDLILVGDSLGMVVQGHDSTLPVSVDDVVYHTRAVAGVLERALLVSDLPFGADATAERALDASLKLLQAGAEMVKIEGAGFKLDIIRHLVEREIPVCSHLGLTPQSVLRLGGYRVQGRGDAGKQLLDDAKAVAEAGASLLVLECVPTPIAGRVTAGVTIPTIGIGAGPDCDGQVLVLHDFLGLDSGHRRPKFVKDFLAEGGSVAGAVRAYADAVRAGIFPDAEHAYAS from the coding sequence ATGAGCACACACGCAGATAGCAAGCCCTGGACCGTACCCGCCCTGGCCGAGGCCAAGCGCAACGGCCAGAAGCTGGTGATGTTGACCGCCTACGATGCCGGCTTCGCCCGTGCTTTCGACGCCAATGGCGTGGACCTGATCCTGGTCGGCGATTCGCTGGGCATGGTGGTGCAGGGGCACGACTCGACGCTGCCGGTCAGCGTTGACGATGTGGTCTATCACACCCGCGCCGTCGCCGGCGTGCTGGAACGTGCGCTGCTGGTATCGGACCTGCCGTTTGGCGCCGATGCCACCGCCGAACGCGCGCTGGACGCCTCGCTCAAGCTGCTGCAGGCCGGCGCCGAGATGGTCAAGATTGAAGGTGCCGGCTTCAAGCTGGACATCATCCGCCACCTGGTGGAGCGCGAAATCCCGGTCTGTTCGCACCTGGGCCTGACCCCGCAGTCGGTATTGCGGCTGGGCGGCTACCGCGTGCAGGGCCGTGGCGATGCCGGCAAGCAGCTGCTCGACGATGCCAAGGCCGTAGCCGAGGCCGGCGCCAGCCTGCTGGTGCTGGAGTGCGTGCCCACCCCGATTGCCGGGCGCGTCACCGCCGGCGTAACCATTCCCACCATCGGTATTGGTGCCGGCCCCGATTGCGACGGGCAGGTGCTGGTGCTGCATGACTTCCTCGGTCTGGACAGCGGTCACCGACGTCCCAAGTTCGTCAAGGATTTCCTTGCCGAAGGCGGTTCGGTGGCCGGTGCGGTCCGTGCCTATGCCGACGCCGTGCGCGCCGGCATCTTCCCCGACGCAGAGCACGCCTACGCATCATGA
- the panC gene encoding pantoate--beta-alanine ligase — translation MIETVTELSRLRAVVSGWKREGLRVALVPTMGNLHAGHYSLVKLAREHADKVVSSVFVNPTQFGPNEDFTRYPRTPEADTSGLEQAGCDVLWLPTVESMYPFGVELAANVHVPGVSSLLEGAHRPGHFDGVCTVVSRLFNQVQPDVAAFGRKDYQQLAVIQQMVADLAFPIQILGGEIVREADGLAMSSRNQYLTADVRPQATVIRKVLLAARDAYLGGAERVAVEQEAAARLQAAGYAVDYAVVRMPDLSEPGQSHEGARVALVAAKLGNTRLIDNIEF, via the coding sequence ATGATCGAAACCGTTACCGAACTTTCCCGGCTGCGCGCCGTTGTCAGCGGCTGGAAGCGCGAGGGCCTGCGCGTGGCGTTGGTGCCGACCATGGGCAACCTGCATGCCGGCCACTATTCGCTGGTCAAGCTGGCCCGTGAGCACGCCGACAAGGTGGTTTCCAGCGTGTTCGTCAATCCGACCCAGTTCGGTCCGAACGAGGATTTCACCCGCTACCCGCGCACGCCGGAGGCCGACACCAGTGGCCTGGAACAGGCCGGCTGCGACGTGCTGTGGCTGCCCACGGTCGAATCGATGTATCCGTTCGGGGTGGAACTGGCTGCCAACGTGCATGTGCCTGGCGTCAGTTCGCTGCTGGAAGGGGCACATCGCCCGGGGCACTTTGACGGTGTCTGTACGGTGGTCAGCCGCCTGTTCAACCAGGTACAGCCCGACGTGGCCGCGTTTGGGCGCAAGGACTACCAGCAGCTGGCGGTGATCCAGCAGATGGTGGCCGACCTGGCGTTCCCGATCCAGATCCTGGGCGGCGAGATCGTGCGCGAGGCCGACGGCCTGGCGATGAGCTCGCGCAACCAGTATCTCACCGCCGACGTGCGGCCGCAGGCCACGGTGATCCGCAAGGTACTGCTGGCCGCGCGCGATGCCTACCTGGGCGGCGCCGAGCGGGTGGCGGTGGAGCAGGAAGCGGCTGCACGGCTGCAGGCGGCGGGCTACGCGGTGGATTACGCGGTGGTGCGCATGCCCGACCTGAGCGAGCCGGGCCAGAGCCACGAAGGTGCCCGCGTGGCGCTGGTGGCGGCCAAACTGGGCAACACCCGCCTGATCGACAACATCGAGTTCTGA
- the panD gene encoding aspartate 1-decarboxylase, which yields MQLSLLKTKIHRATVTHSELNYEGSIAIDDNLLQATGIREFEQVHIWDVTNGARFTTYALRAEAGSGVISLNGGAARHVQVGDIIIIAAFASMSEAEADSFKPKLVYVDGDNRISHTNDSIPTQAA from the coding sequence ATGCAACTCTCCCTGCTCAAGACCAAGATCCACCGCGCCACCGTCACCCATTCGGAGCTGAACTACGAAGGCTCCATCGCGATCGACGACAACCTGCTGCAGGCGACCGGCATCCGCGAGTTTGAACAGGTGCATATCTGGGACGTGACCAACGGTGCCCGTTTCACCACCTACGCATTGCGGGCAGAAGCCGGCAGTGGCGTCATCTCGCTCAACGGCGGCGCCGCGCGCCACGTGCAGGTGGGCGACATCATCATCATCGCGGCCTTCGCCAGCATGAGCGAAGCCGAGGCGGACAGCTTCAAGCCCAAGCTCGTCTATGTTGACGGCGACAACCGCATTTCCCACACCAACGACAGCATCCCCACACAGGCCGCATGA
- the pgi gene encoding glucose-6-phosphate isomerase, with the protein MITNNGFDVLHAHAQRLQGRGIPSLMAAEPDRVQRMALKVGPLYVNFARQKYDRAALDALLELAAARDVAGGFQRLFAGQKINLTEDRSVLHSALRGNASDAPVALAAHAEATVVQAQMGGLIKALETSNVTDIVSVGIGGSDLGPRLVADALRPAAGARFRVHFVSNVDGAAMQRTLATLDPATTAGILISKTFGTQETLLNGRILCDWLGGSERLYAVSANPERAAKAFDIAAERVLPMWDWVGGRYSLWSAVGFPIALAIGFERFGQLLEGAAQMDAHAASAPLAENLPVLHALTDIWNRNVLGYATHAVMTYDQRMALLPAYLQQLVMESLGKRVKCDGSPVDGDTVSVWWGGAGTDVQHSFFQALHQGTSIVPADFIGCVRNDDPYEINHQALLANLLAQTEALANGQDSEDPHRQYPGGRPSTMILLDALTPQSLGALIAMYEHAVYVQSLIWDINAFDQFGVELGKQLASQLLPALQGEAVEIADPMTLELLARLR; encoded by the coding sequence ATGATCACCAACAACGGATTCGACGTTTTGCACGCCCACGCCCAGCGTTTGCAGGGCAGAGGCATTCCCTCGCTGATGGCCGCAGAGCCTGACCGGGTGCAGCGCATGGCGCTGAAAGTCGGTCCGTTGTATGTGAACTTCGCGCGGCAGAAATACGACCGCGCGGCCCTGGATGCCTTGCTGGAACTGGCCGCCGCGCGCGATGTCGCCGGCGGTTTCCAGCGCTTGTTCGCCGGCCAGAAAATCAACCTCACCGAAGATCGCTCGGTGCTGCATAGTGCGCTGCGCGGCAATGCCAGCGACGCTCCGGTTGCGCTGGCGGCGCACGCCGAAGCAACGGTGGTGCAGGCGCAGATGGGCGGCTTGATCAAGGCGCTGGAAACCAGCAATGTCACCGATATCGTCAGTGTCGGCATTGGTGGTTCGGACCTTGGTCCGCGTCTGGTCGCAGACGCCCTGCGCCCGGCGGCAGGTGCGCGTTTCCGCGTGCATTTCGTTTCCAATGTCGACGGCGCAGCCATGCAGCGCACCTTGGCGACGCTGGACCCGGCAACCACTGCCGGCATCCTGATCTCCAAGACCTTCGGTACCCAGGAAACCCTGCTCAATGGCCGCATCCTCTGCGATTGGCTGGGCGGCAGCGAGCGTCTGTACGCAGTCAGTGCCAACCCCGAGCGCGCCGCCAAGGCTTTCGACATCGCCGCCGAGCGCGTGCTGCCGATGTGGGATTGGGTAGGTGGCCGTTACTCGCTGTGGTCGGCGGTAGGCTTCCCGATCGCCTTGGCGATTGGCTTTGAGCGCTTTGGCCAGTTGCTGGAAGGTGCCGCGCAGATGGACGCGCATGCGGCCAGTGCTCCCTTGGCGGAGAACCTGCCGGTGCTGCATGCACTGACCGACATCTGGAACCGCAATGTGCTCGGCTATGCCACGCATGCGGTGATGACCTATGACCAGCGCATGGCCTTGTTGCCGGCGTACCTGCAGCAGCTGGTGATGGAGAGCCTGGGCAAGCGGGTCAAATGCGACGGCAGCCCGGTCGATGGCGACACGGTCTCGGTGTGGTGGGGCGGCGCGGGCACGGACGTGCAGCACAGCTTCTTCCAGGCACTGCACCAGGGCACCAGTATCGTGCCGGCCGATTTCATCGGCTGCGTGCGCAACGACGACCCCTACGAAATCAATCACCAGGCCTTGCTGGCCAATCTGCTGGCGCAGACCGAAGCCTTGGCCAACGGCCAGGACAGCGAGGATCCGCACCGCCAGTACCCGGGTGGCCGCCCCAGTACGATGATTCTGCTGGACGCGCTGACCCCGCAGTCGCTGGGCGCCTTGATCGCGATGTACGAGCACGCGGTGTATGTGCAGTCGCTGATCTGGGATATCAACGCCTTCGATCAGTTCGGCGTCGAGCTGGGCAAGCAGTTGGCGAGCCAGTTGCTGCCGGCCCTGCAGGGTGAGGCGGTGGAGATTGCCGACCCGATGACGCTCGAGCTGCTGGCACGGCTGCGCTGA
- a CDS encoding response regulator transcription factor, which produces MNAPATHGLLVDDDPLYLRTLQRTLARRGIEAITATDTGSALQLATQQPPAFALIDLKLGSESGLTLIQPLRELRQDMRILLVTGYASIATAVEAIKLGADDYLPKPATVQMILRALGEEDEAGEEPEEIEPPDAMTPISRLQWEHIQQALHETGGNVSAAARLLGMHRRSLQRKLTKRPSPERDPNR; this is translated from the coding sequence ATGAATGCTCCCGCCACCCACGGCCTGCTGGTCGACGACGACCCGCTTTATCTGCGTACCCTGCAGCGCACGCTGGCCCGCCGTGGCATCGAAGCGATCACCGCCACCGATACTGGCAGTGCCTTGCAGCTGGCCACGCAGCAGCCGCCGGCATTCGCGCTGATCGACCTCAAGCTGGGCAGCGAATCCGGCCTGACCCTGATCCAGCCGCTGCGCGAACTGCGCCAGGACATGCGCATCCTGCTGGTCACCGGCTATGCCTCCATTGCCACGGCGGTGGAAGCGATCAAGCTGGGCGCCGATGACTACCTGCCGAAGCCGGCGACGGTACAGATGATCCTGCGCGCGCTCGGCGAGGAAGACGAGGCCGGCGAGGAACCCGAAGAAATCGAGCCTCCGGACGCGATGACCCCGATCAGCCGACTGCAGTGGGAGCATATCCAGCAGGCACTGCATGAGACCGGCGGCAATGTATCGGCCGCCGCGCGCCTGCTCGGCATGCACCGGCGTTCACTGCAGCGCAAGCTGACCAAGCGACCCAGCCCGGAGCGCGACCCGAACAGGTAG
- a CDS encoding ATP-binding protein — protein METRDTSFLRTLCSLRWLATAGQATTILVATWLLGLDLPQEPLWAGVAVLALFNLYVQLRVHDSDPAPVTAFGHILVDVTVLTWMVGWSGGIANPFGSLFLILIALAALALPLRWTHAVAAACVGGYALSAVFGLPLKGGYFDTMSLHLWGAAANFLLSSVVVLVFSTRLAGALRERENQLAMLRERFVRNEGIVALATHAASVAHELNTPLATMTLLTDDIVEQGAATPEMRDDLETLRELLVQCREKVLALAAPAEGAGSRAPVSIASVLEQWRLVRPTIQLRRNPDAPLQLKLDPGIGHLLQVLLNNAADAGEHAGRAQIDLDLRIHEGQLYGEVRDYGPGFNANDAALPGTLFNSGKSNGMGVGLALSHATIERLQGELWMRPAEGQGARVGFRLPLNNIEVSP, from the coding sequence ATGGAAACCCGAGATACCTCTTTTCTGCGCACGTTGTGCAGCCTGCGCTGGCTGGCCACCGCCGGCCAGGCCACCACCATCCTGGTCGCCACCTGGCTGCTGGGCCTGGACCTGCCGCAGGAACCCTTGTGGGCCGGCGTGGCAGTCCTGGCTCTGTTCAACCTCTACGTGCAGCTGCGCGTGCACGACAGCGACCCGGCGCCGGTGACCGCCTTCGGCCACATCCTGGTCGATGTCACCGTGCTGACCTGGATGGTGGGCTGGAGCGGTGGTATCGCCAATCCGTTTGGCTCGCTGTTCCTGATCCTGATCGCGCTGGCCGCGCTGGCCTTGCCGTTGCGCTGGACCCACGCGGTGGCGGCGGCCTGCGTGGGCGGCTATGCATTGAGCGCGGTGTTCGGGCTGCCGCTCAAGGGCGGCTACTTCGACACGATGAGCCTGCACCTGTGGGGGGCGGCGGCCAACTTCCTGTTGTCCAGCGTGGTGGTGCTGGTGTTCTCCACCCGCCTGGCCGGCGCCCTGCGCGAGCGCGAGAACCAGCTGGCGATGCTGCGCGAGCGCTTCGTCCGCAACGAAGGTATTGTCGCCCTGGCCACGCATGCGGCCTCGGTTGCCCACGAGCTCAACACCCCGCTGGCGACCATGACCCTGCTCACCGACGACATCGTCGAACAGGGCGCCGCCACCCCGGAAATGCGCGACGACCTGGAAACCCTGCGCGAGCTGCTGGTCCAATGCCGCGAAAAGGTGCTGGCCCTGGCCGCACCGGCCGAAGGCGCCGGCAGCCGTGCACCGGTATCCATCGCCAGCGTGCTCGAACAATGGCGGCTGGTGCGCCCGACCATCCAATTGCGACGCAACCCGGATGCCCCGCTGCAGCTCAAACTCGACCCCGGCATCGGCCACCTGCTGCAGGTATTGCTGAACAACGCCGCCGACGCCGGCGAACACGCCGGCCGCGCGCAGATCGATCTGGACCTGCGCATCCACGAAGGCCAGTTGTACGGCGAAGTGCGCGACTACGGGCCGGGATTCAATGCCAATGACGCCGCCTTGCCAGGCACCTTGTTCAACAGCGGCAAAAGCAACGGCATGGGTGTCGGCCTGGCACTGTCGCATGCCACCATTGAGCGCCTGCAGGGCGAACTGTGGATGCGTCCGGCCGAAGGCCAGGGAGCACGTGTCGGCTTCCGTCTGCCGTTGAACAACATCGAGGTAAGTCCATGA
- the ispG gene encoding flavodoxin-dependent (E)-4-hydroxy-3-methylbut-2-enyl-diphosphate synthase, which translates to MHDAVTRPTPPSDATAWPRRITQSVAIGGVKVGGGNPVVVQSMTNTDTADVAASVKQVAELWRAGSEMVRLTVNNPESAAAIPRIVDKLAMMGIEVPLIGDFHYNGHQLLTGEPACAEALAKYRINPGNVGFGKKKDTQFAQLIEFAIKYNKPVRIGANWGSLDQALAARLMDENSQRAQPWDAGRVLREALIRSALDSAQTAVELGLPRDRIVLSAKVSGVQELIAVYRDLAQRSDFALHLGLTEAGIGSKGIVASSAALAVLLQEGIGDTIRISLTPEPGQSRTQEVIVAQELLQTTGQRAFTPMVTACPGCGRTTSEFFQELAKVVQNHVREKMPVWRISHPGAENMTLAVMGCIVNGPGESRHANIGISLPGTGETPAAPVFVDGEKKVTLRGENIAHEFVALIDDYVETRYARNSG; encoded by the coding sequence ATGCATGACGCCGTGACCCGCCCAACACCGCCCTCCGACGCTACCGCGTGGCCCCGCCGCATCACCCAGTCCGTCGCCATCGGCGGCGTCAAGGTGGGCGGAGGAAACCCCGTGGTCGTGCAGTCGATGACCAATACCGATACCGCCGATGTGGCTGCCAGCGTCAAGCAGGTGGCCGAACTGTGGCGCGCGGGTTCGGAAATGGTGCGGCTGACCGTCAACAATCCCGAGTCGGCCGCGGCCATTCCGCGCATCGTCGACAAGCTGGCGATGATGGGCATCGAGGTGCCGCTGATCGGCGACTTCCATTACAACGGCCATCAGTTGCTGACCGGCGAACCGGCCTGTGCCGAAGCCTTGGCCAAGTACCGCATCAATCCGGGCAATGTCGGCTTCGGCAAGAAGAAGGACACCCAGTTCGCGCAGCTGATCGAGTTCGCCATCAAGTACAACAAGCCGGTGCGCATTGGCGCCAACTGGGGCTCGTTGGACCAGGCGCTGGCGGCCAGGCTGATGGATGAGAACAGCCAGCGTGCACAGCCCTGGGATGCTGGCCGGGTATTGCGCGAAGCCCTGATCCGCTCGGCGCTGGATTCGGCGCAGACCGCGGTCGAGCTGGGCCTGCCGCGTGATCGCATCGTGCTGTCGGCCAAGGTCAGCGGCGTGCAGGAACTGATTGCCGTCTACCGCGATCTGGCGCAGCGTTCGGACTTCGCCCTGCACCTGGGCCTGACCGAAGCCGGTATCGGCAGCAAGGGCATCGTCGCCTCGTCGGCGGCCTTGGCCGTGCTGTTGCAGGAAGGTATTGGCGACACCATCCGCATTTCGCTAACGCCCGAGCCGGGGCAGTCGCGTACGCAGGAAGTCATCGTCGCCCAGGAGTTGCTGCAGACCACCGGTCAGCGTGCCTTTACGCCGATGGTCACCGCCTGCCCGGGTTGTGGCCGTACCACCTCCGAGTTCTTCCAGGAGCTGGCCAAGGTGGTGCAGAACCACGTGCGCGAAAAGATGCCGGTGTGGCGCATCAGCCACCCCGGTGCGGAGAACATGACCTTGGCGGTGATGGGCTGCATCGTCAACGGCCCGGGCGAGTCGCGCCACGCCAATATCGGTATTTCCCTGCCGGGTACCGGCGAAACGCCGGCTGCACCGGTCTTCGTCGATGGCGAGAAGAAAGTCACCCTGCGCGGCGAGAACATCGCGCACGAGTTTGTCGCGCTGATCGATGATTATGTTGAGACCCGGTATGCACGAAACTCCGGTTGA
- a CDS encoding phosphatase PAP2 family protein, with amino-acid sequence MHETPVDSRSEAAGLRRWLAHNAWRLVVLFIGVLLPLAGFVALADEIHEAEALHFDAALLMRMHAIATPGLNAFFVLMSKLGYQWGVIPLDVVIVAALLLRRRWRKAAFAATAFVGSALLNLGSKQIFQRERPSLWESIAPESTFSFPSGHAMGSMTLALTLVFLTWRTRWRWPVVALVSGFVVSVGLSRVYLGVHYPSDILGGWCAAMIWVTGVYMLMFRRRWSLPAP; translated from the coding sequence ATGCACGAAACTCCGGTTGATTCCCGGAGCGAAGCTGCCGGATTGCGTCGCTGGCTTGCCCACAACGCGTGGCGGCTGGTTGTGTTGTTCATCGGCGTGCTATTGCCGCTGGCCGGCTTTGTCGCCCTAGCCGACGAAATACATGAAGCCGAAGCGCTTCATTTCGACGCCGCGCTGCTGATGCGCATGCATGCGATCGCCACCCCAGGCTTGAACGCGTTCTTCGTGCTGATGTCCAAGCTCGGTTACCAATGGGGCGTCATTCCACTGGACGTGGTGATCGTGGCGGCGCTGCTGCTGCGCCGGCGCTGGCGCAAGGCCGCATTCGCCGCGACCGCGTTCGTTGGTTCGGCGCTGTTGAATCTGGGCAGCAAGCAGATATTCCAGCGTGAGCGCCCCAGCCTGTGGGAATCGATTGCGCCGGAAAGCACCTTCAGCTTTCCCAGCGGCCATGCCATGGGCTCGATGACGCTGGCGCTGACCCTGGTTTTTTTGACCTGGCGCACACGCTGGCGTTGGCCGGTGGTGGCGTTGGTCAGTGGTTTTGTCGTTTCGGTGGGGCTGTCGCGGGTCTACCTGGGGGTGCATTACCCCTCGGATATCCTGGGCGGCTGGTGTGCCGCAATGATCTGGGTGACAGGGGTGTACATGCTGATGTTCCGCCGGCGCTGGTCTTTACCCGCGCCCTGA